Proteins encoded in a region of the Rutidosis leptorrhynchoides isolate AG116_Rl617_1_P2 chromosome 9, CSIRO_AGI_Rlap_v1, whole genome shotgun sequence genome:
- the LOC139868779 gene encoding uncharacterized protein, whose amino-acid sequence MTTEEAKETPDVVSGTFLVNNVYANVLFDSGANRSFVSATFCHYLNKDVKKLDRNFLVEMADGGQTTICEIFEDCIINLDGNELPVKLMPMPLGGFDVVIGMDWLSDNKA is encoded by the coding sequence ATGACTACAGAGGAAGCTAAAGAGACGCCTGATGTAGTTTCAGGTACTTTTCTTGTCAATAATGTCTATGcaaacgttttatttgattctggtgcaaaTAGAAGTTTTGTATCTGCCACTTTTTGCCATTATTTAAATAAGGATGTCAAGAAGTTAGATAGAAATTTTTTAGTCGAAATGGCTGATGGTGGACAAACAACAATTTGTGAAATATtcgaagattgcataattaacttAGATGGAAACGAATTGCCAGTTAAATTAATGCCTATGCCCTTAGGAGGATTCGATGTagtaattggtatggattggttatcggATAACAAAGCATGA